Proteins encoded together in one Prunus dulcis chromosome 3, ALMONDv2, whole genome shotgun sequence window:
- the LOC117620732 gene encoding ABC transporter E family member 2-like isoform X2, translated as MYVGFINILFTFQMENRSTRIAILNPDKCKPNKCKQECKRSCPVVRTGKLCIEVLPTSKDARISEELCIGCGICVKKCPFGAIEIINLPKSLDKYTTHRYGLNSFKLHRLPVPRPGEVLGLVGTNGIGKSTALKILAGQLKPNLGRFNKPPAWPEILAYFRGSELQSYFIHLLEDKLKAIIKPQDVEDIQRQYDGKSVREVLKQIDERGMKEELCVDLELNNVLDSNIGYLSGGELQRFAIAVVAMQNADIYIFDEPSSFLDVKQRLKAAKVIRSLIRPDSYVIVVEHDLSVLDYLSDHICCLYGKPRAYGVVTLPFSVREGINIFLSGFIPTENLRFRDESLTFKVVETPQESSDQIGMYARYRYPSMARTLGKFKLQVIEGEFTDSQIIVMLGENGTGKTTFIKMLLHVSYKAQKIRLPASTVGDCLHMKIRDSCTHPQFVTDVMKPLQIEELKDREVTNLSGGEQQRVALCLCLGQPADIYLIDEPSAYLDSEQRIVAAKVIKRFILHAKKTAFVVEHDFIMATYLADKVIVYEGKPSVDCIANSPQSLLGGMNLFLSQLDITFRRDPTNYRPRINKLNSIKDREQKAAGSYYYLND; from the exons ATGTATGTGGGGTTCATAAACATTCTTTTCACATTTCAGATGGAAAATCGGTCGACTCGCATAGCGATATTGAATCCTGACAAGTGCAAGCCTAACAAATGTAAGCAGGAATGCAAAAGGAGTTGTCCAGTTGTACGTACTG GTAAATTATGCATTGAGGTCTTACCTACGTCCAAGGATGCTCGTATCTCCGAAGAGTTGTGCATTGGTTGTGGTATATGTGTTAAG AAATGCCCATTTGGAGCAATTGAAATCATCAACTTGCCAAAGTCATTGGACAAATATACAACCCATCGTTACGGTTTGAACTCTTTTAAATTACACAG GTTACCAGTGCCTAGGCCAGGGGAAGTTCTTGGTTTGGTTGGGACTAATGGCATTGGGAAGTCAACTGCCCTCAAAATTTTGGCTGGCCAGCTGAAACCGAATTTGGGTCGTTTCAAT AAACCTCCAGCTTGGCCGGAAATCTTGGCTTACTTTCGAGGATCTGAGCTGCAGAGTTATTTTATTCATCTCCTGGAAGATAAATTGAAG GCAATTATCAAACCCCAAGACGTCGAAGACATCCAAAGACAATATGATGGAAAATCAGTAAGGGAGGTGCTCAAACAGATCGATGAGAGGGGGATGAAGGAAGAACTGTGTGTTGATCTCGAGCTGAACAATGTACTGGACAGTAATATAGGCTATTTATCCGGTGGAGAGCTTCAGAGATTTGCCATTGCTGTTGTTGCAATGCAGAATGcagatatatatatctttgACGAACCTTCAAGTTTTCTTGATGTGAAGCAAAGGCTTAAAGCAGCCAAAGTTATCCGATCTTTGATCAGGCCTGATAG CTATGTGATTGTTGTGGAGCATGATTTGAGCGTTCTGGATTACTTATCAGATCACATTTGTTGTTTATATGGGAAACCGCGTGCATATGGAGTTGTAACTCTACCTTTCTCAGTTAGAGAAGGAATCAACATCTTCTTGTCTGGATTTATTCCTACAGAAAATCTACGCTTCCGGGATGAATCTCTGACTTTCAAG GTTGTTGAGACTCCACAAGAAAGTAGTGACCAAATCGGGATGTATGCAAGGTATAGATACCCATCAATGGCAAGAACTTTGGGAAAGTTCAAGCTTCAAGTTATTGAGGGCGAGTTTACAGATTCTCAGATTATTGTGATGTTGGGTGAGAATGGAACAGGAAAGACCACGTTTATCAAAATGCTG CTTCATGTTTCGTACAAGGCTCAGAAAATTAGATTGCCTGCATCAACTGTGGGAGACTGCCTTCATATGAAAATTCGTGATTCCTGTACTCATCCTCAGTTTGTGACAGACGTGATGAAGCCTCTTCaaattgaagaattgaagGACCGCGAAGTCACAAATCTTTCTGGTGGAGAGCAGCAAAGGGTTGCTTTATGCCTATGCCTTGGACAG CCGGCAGACATATATCTGATAGATGAACCAAGTGCATATCTTGATTCGGAGCAGCGAATTGTTGCAGCAAAAGTTATAAAGAGGTTCATCCTCCATGCTAAGAAAACCGCATTCGTGGTTGAGCATGATTTCATTATGGCTACTTACTTGGCAGACAAAGTTATTGTCTATGAAGGAAAACCTTCAGTTGATTGTATTGCAAATTCTCCACAATCATTGCTGGGTGGGATGAATCTCTTCTTATCT CAACTGGATATCACATTTAGACGTGACCCTACAAACTATCGCCCAAGAATCAACAAATTGAACTCAATCAAGGATAGGGAGCAAAAAGCTGCCGGGTCCTATTATTACTTGAACGACTAA
- the LOC117620732 gene encoding ABC transporter E family member 2-like isoform X1 — MYVGFINILFTFQMENRSTRIAILNPDKCKPNKCKQECKRSCPVVRTGKLCIEVLPTSKDARISEELCIGCGICVKKCPFGAIEIINLPKSLDKYTTHRYGLNSFKLHRLPVPRPGEVLGLVGTNGIGKSTALKILAGQLKPNLGRFNKPPAWPEILAYFRGSELQSYFIHLLEDKLKAIIKPQDVEDIQRQYDGKSVREVLKQIDERGMKEELCVDLELNNVLDSNIGYLSGGELQRFAIAVVAMQNADIYIFDEPSSFLDVKQRLKAAKVIRSLIRPDSYVIVVEHDLSVLDYLSDHICCLYGKPRAYGVVTLPFSVREGINIFLSGFIPTENLRFRDESLTFKVVETPQESSDQIGMYARYRYPSMARTLGKFKLQVIEGEFTDSQIIVMLGENGTGKTTFIKMLANHFKHNSNVEIPKLHVSYKAQKIRLPASTVGDCLHMKIRDSCTHPQFVTDVMKPLQIEELKDREVTNLSGGEQQRVALCLCLGQPADIYLIDEPSAYLDSEQRIVAAKVIKRFILHAKKTAFVVEHDFIMATYLADKVIVYEGKPSVDCIANSPQSLLGGMNLFLSQLDITFRRDPTNYRPRINKLNSIKDREQKAAGSYYYLND, encoded by the exons ATGTATGTGGGGTTCATAAACATTCTTTTCACATTTCAGATGGAAAATCGGTCGACTCGCATAGCGATATTGAATCCTGACAAGTGCAAGCCTAACAAATGTAAGCAGGAATGCAAAAGGAGTTGTCCAGTTGTACGTACTG GTAAATTATGCATTGAGGTCTTACCTACGTCCAAGGATGCTCGTATCTCCGAAGAGTTGTGCATTGGTTGTGGTATATGTGTTAAG AAATGCCCATTTGGAGCAATTGAAATCATCAACTTGCCAAAGTCATTGGACAAATATACAACCCATCGTTACGGTTTGAACTCTTTTAAATTACACAG GTTACCAGTGCCTAGGCCAGGGGAAGTTCTTGGTTTGGTTGGGACTAATGGCATTGGGAAGTCAACTGCCCTCAAAATTTTGGCTGGCCAGCTGAAACCGAATTTGGGTCGTTTCAAT AAACCTCCAGCTTGGCCGGAAATCTTGGCTTACTTTCGAGGATCTGAGCTGCAGAGTTATTTTATTCATCTCCTGGAAGATAAATTGAAG GCAATTATCAAACCCCAAGACGTCGAAGACATCCAAAGACAATATGATGGAAAATCAGTAAGGGAGGTGCTCAAACAGATCGATGAGAGGGGGATGAAGGAAGAACTGTGTGTTGATCTCGAGCTGAACAATGTACTGGACAGTAATATAGGCTATTTATCCGGTGGAGAGCTTCAGAGATTTGCCATTGCTGTTGTTGCAATGCAGAATGcagatatatatatctttgACGAACCTTCAAGTTTTCTTGATGTGAAGCAAAGGCTTAAAGCAGCCAAAGTTATCCGATCTTTGATCAGGCCTGATAG CTATGTGATTGTTGTGGAGCATGATTTGAGCGTTCTGGATTACTTATCAGATCACATTTGTTGTTTATATGGGAAACCGCGTGCATATGGAGTTGTAACTCTACCTTTCTCAGTTAGAGAAGGAATCAACATCTTCTTGTCTGGATTTATTCCTACAGAAAATCTACGCTTCCGGGATGAATCTCTGACTTTCAAG GTTGTTGAGACTCCACAAGAAAGTAGTGACCAAATCGGGATGTATGCAAGGTATAGATACCCATCAATGGCAAGAACTTTGGGAAAGTTCAAGCTTCAAGTTATTGAGGGCGAGTTTACAGATTCTCAGATTATTGTGATGTTGGGTGAGAATGGAACAGGAAAGACCACGTTTATCAAAATGCTG GCCAATCACTTCAAACATAATTCTAATGTGGAGATACCTAAGCTTCATGTTTCGTACAAGGCTCAGAAAATTAGATTGCCTGCATCAACTGTGGGAGACTGCCTTCATATGAAAATTCGTGATTCCTGTACTCATCCTCAGTTTGTGACAGACGTGATGAAGCCTCTTCaaattgaagaattgaagGACCGCGAAGTCACAAATCTTTCTGGTGGAGAGCAGCAAAGGGTTGCTTTATGCCTATGCCTTGGACAG CCGGCAGACATATATCTGATAGATGAACCAAGTGCATATCTTGATTCGGAGCAGCGAATTGTTGCAGCAAAAGTTATAAAGAGGTTCATCCTCCATGCTAAGAAAACCGCATTCGTGGTTGAGCATGATTTCATTATGGCTACTTACTTGGCAGACAAAGTTATTGTCTATGAAGGAAAACCTTCAGTTGATTGTATTGCAAATTCTCCACAATCATTGCTGGGTGGGATGAATCTCTTCTTATCT CAACTGGATATCACATTTAGACGTGACCCTACAAACTATCGCCCAAGAATCAACAAATTGAACTCAATCAAGGATAGGGAGCAAAAAGCTGCCGGGTCCTATTATTACTTGAACGACTAA
- the LOC117620734 gene encoding LOB domain-containing protein 24-like has translation MANPTRCAGCKFLRRKCAQDCVLAPYFPPSNPERFACVHKIFGAGNITKMLQQLPVHVREAAADCMFYEASIRVEDPIYGCVKIISQLQQDLFQAQSEMAKTKAQIAFYNAQQQLNQQQQNMVDGVDDNYQQDLHSESSRLGLDDHFYSLG, from the exons ATGGCCAATCCAACAAGATGTGCAGGTTGCAAatttttgagaagaaaatgcGCTCAAGATTGTGTTCTGGCACCCTATTTCCCCCCATCCAATCCAGAGAGATTTGCTTGTGTTCATAAGATCTTTGGTGCCGGCAACATTACTAAAATGCTACAG CAACTTCCAGTCCATGTAAGAGAAGCAGCAGCAGACTGCATGTTTTATGAAGCATCAATACGTGTTGAAGATCCAATATATGGGTGTgttaaaataatttctcaaTTGCAACAAGATTTATTTCAGGCTCAATCTGAGATGGCCAAGACAAAAGCTCAAATAGCGTTCTACAATGCACAACAGCAACTAAATCAGCAGCAGCAAAATATGGTTGATGGTGTTGATGATAATTACCAACAAGACCTGCACAGTGAATCTTCAAGGCTCGGTTTAGATGATCACTTTTACAGCTTGGGTTGA